The Nitrospira sp. CR1.1 nucleotide sequence CAGAGACCTAGTCATCCCCGATCGCAGCAAGTCGCTGGCCGGCGGCGTAGTTGAGCCGTGGAGCAAACCGGGGTCGGACTGGTGGCAGAAACAGCTCTTGCTCGCCATGAAGAAGCTGGATGTCGATTTGACCGCTCCATTTCAGGACCTGCCGACCGAGGTGCAGCAGCTCATTTGGGAAGGGAGCGAGCACGTAGAAGGAGTTCGGCAATACTTCGAATACCTGGAAACCAAGCGCTACAAGTTACACGTGCGGGTCCTGCTCAGCCGCTACCGCAGCCCTGCCACTTGCCCGACTTGCCAGGGCAGTCGACTGAAACCGGCCGCCCGTTTCGTCAAATTGGCTGGGTACGATTTCATTCAATTGAACGAGCTCACCATTCAGGCCGCCACGGAATGGTTTCATCGACTGGCCCTCCCGGCATTTGATGCGGAAATCGCCAAGGACATTCTGCGGCAATTACAGGCCAAACTGAATTTTCTGCTGCGTGTGGGATTGAGCTACCTGACGCTCTCCCGGCAGACCAAGACCCTGTCCGGTGGGGAGGCGCAGCGAATCGCCTTGGCCAATCAACTCGGTTCCCGTCTGGTGGGAACGTTGTATGTACTCGACGAACCGACGATCGGGCTCCATGCGCGAGACACCGATACGCTGGCCGGCATCCTCCGCGACCTGGCCGACGAAGGCAATACCGTCGTTGTCGTCGAGCACGATCCGCTCATGATCCAGGCCGCCGACCATATCGTTGAAATGGGTCCTGCCTCGGGAGAACAGGGCGGCCAGGTCGTCTGCGCGGCGCCGCGCGCGCAATTCATCCGGGATCAGACATCCCTGACCGCCCGTTACCTGCGAGGCGAGGAACGTATCCCTCTTCCGAAAGCCCGCCGGTCCGGCAATGGTAAGGTGCTGAGCATCGCCGGGGCCGCCGAACACAATCTCAAACATCTGTTGGTGCGAATCCCGCTTCACATGCTGGTCTGCATCACCGGTGTCTCCGGCTCAGGGAAAAGCACCCTCATTGATGACACGGTCTATCGCGCCGCCGCGCGCGCCTTTCGAATTGAATCGCTCCCGATGGGACGGTTTCAAGCCATCAAGGGGCTCGAACATCTCAAGGGCGTACGCCTCATCGACCAGCAGCCGATCGGCCGAACCCCTCGTTCGAACCCGATTACCTATCTCAAGGCGTTCGACGAGATTCGCCAGCTCTTCGCCTCCGAACGGCAGGCTCTGCGACAAGGCCTCACGCCGGGTCATTTTTCCTTCAACGCCGCCGGCGGGCGCTGCGAGCGCTGCGAAGGAAACGGCTATGAAAAGCTGGAGATGTATTTCTTCGAAGACATTTATGCCACCTGCGAACAGTGCAACGGCCGGCGGTTCAAACCAGAAATTCTTGCCATCAAGTATCGCGGTAAAACTATCCACGACGTCTTGAACCTGACGGTTGCCGAAGCCCAGGCTTTTTTTTCAGGATCCCCGAAGCTGACAGAAAAACTGTACCTGCTCTCGTCGATCGGATTGGGCTACCTGCGCCTTGGACAGGCGGCAAACACGTTGTCGGGAGGAGAAGCGCAGCGGCTGAAGATCGCCGCGGAACTCAAAGATCCGTCGGCGCACAACCAACTCTATATCCTGGATGAGCCGACGACGGGCCTGCATCTCGACGACATTAAGAAGCTGCTGACCGTGCTCCATAAACTGGTGGATGCCGGCAACACGCTCATCGTCGTGGAACACAATCTCGATGTCATCAAAACGGCCGACTGGATTATTGATCTCGGCCCGGAAGGCGGTGAGGCCGGCGGCCAGATTGTGGCCGAAGGACGACCGGAACAAGTTGCCAAGGTGGCCCAGTCGCATACTGGCCGTTTCCTGGCGAAGGTGCTGGAGGGAAAAACGTCGTAGAACGCGTGATCATCCGTGACGAACAAACTAGGCGTCAGGTGTGAATGAGGCTATAAGATACGCTGCTTTCAGGCAACTGCCTTCACCCTGCCAAGGTTGATCATTGGGAACAGCAGCAACCGATGAACCACCGGCTTCAACTCATCTATATCTGTATGCTCGCAGCGATTTTGGGTTGCACTCCCTCCACGCCCCCCCTGCCCGCTTCGAATGTCCAGATCATCATTGACCCTTCCACTTCGAAGCACACGCTTCCTGCATGGCTCTGGTATGCCAGCACACGTGCATTCTGGATGGAGAAAAAGTTCTTCGAACAACACCCTGACGCAATATCTTATCAACACACCTTCCTCGAAGAGGTTGCCGCACGAGGAGGATGTGCAAAGATTTGGCAAGAAATTAGAGACAAAGATGGACGGCAGGACCGGTATCTTGACGATCTCACAACCGTTCAGCAATCAGGCCTTCTGCGAGAGTATGTCTGGATCTATTTCAGGCAGAGCGATTGGACTGAGCCACCTGATCTGCATCTTGCGGAATTTGAACGCTGGCGACGACTTCACCTTCAGTCTCATGAGCCTGAAACGAAAGCCATTGCGCGGTTCCGTAAATAATTGCATAGATGCCGCCGAGGATTGCATCGGAAAAGCATACAGCAGGCCCGTAAGTTATGCTCCCAGAGCGCTGTTGACTAGTGTTTAGAGTCTGTCTGGAAGCGAACGGCAGACTTCTTTAGCGTCGTATCTAATTCGAGGAGGGATCGAAGGGCATATCCGCGTAGTGGCGGGAGGTCTCATCGAGCGACAGCACGATATCCGACCAAATGCGTGTCGATTCTTTCTCAAACACAATCGAGGGATCAGCCGGCAGCGTAATCCACGAACCGGTTTGCATCTCCGACTCCAGCTGCCCCGGTCCCCAGCCTGAATACCCCAGGTAGGCCCGGAATGATTCTTTTCCCGGTTGCTCCATGAGAATCCGTTCCATGATTTCTAAATCCCCGCCCAGGCAAACGCCCTCCAACACCTGGTGCGAATTCTCTGGCGTGTCGCTGATGCGATAGAGCATCATCACCTGGTTGGTTTGCACGGGGCCGCCTGAGTACAGCACGTGCGGCTGGCCTTCCAGGATGGGAACCTGCGGCAGCGCTTCGGAGATGGACATGGCCGTCGGACGATTGACGATCACCCCGAGTGCACCTTCAGGCCCATGCTCACACAGCAGAACGACCGCCTGCCTGAAATTGGGATCATTCAACGCCGGCGCCGCCACAAGCAAGACGCCTTTACTGAGGGGAGTTATCATGGTTCATCCTACCGTGAGGCCGTGAGTGGCGCAAGTTGAGTCATGAAACGCAAGCGATCTTTCTCAGCCGCCATACATGGATGGGCGGCGATCTCGCAGGAGATCGTTGTAGGTATTGAGCGCCTTCTGTCTCGCCTCCGCAGGATCGATTTCGACAATCGTCACGTCTTCGCGGTCATGCGGTGCCCGGTGCAAAATTTTTCCCCTGGGGCTGACGATTTCACTCAGACCTATAAACGTCAGCCGATCTTTTCCGCCGCGGGCCTCGCTGCCGACCCGATTTGCCGTGACGCTGAACACGCGGTTCTCCAGACACCGTGTTACCATGGAGTCCGGACAGTTCGGCAGAACCAGATTGGACGGATGGGCAATGATCTCCGCCCCCAGCAGAGCCAGGGTGCGAGCCGCCTCGGGATAGTACCAGTCGAAGCAGATCATCACGCCGAGTTTGGCGACACCGATATCCCACACCTGAAAGCCGCTATCCCCCGGGCTGAAGAACAGGGTTTCCTCGAAAAAAAGATGCGTCTTCCGGTAACAGCCGATGAATCCTTTTTCCCCGACCACCACCGCCGAATTAAAATACCTTGTGCCCGCCCGTTCCGCCAACCCAGCGACGATGGTCATCTTGCGGCGGGCGGCAATCGCCAGCAGTCGTTGAGTCGTCGGCCCATCCGGCACCGGTTCCGCCAATCCCGACACGTCCTCCTGCGACGTGAATTGATAGCCGGTGGCAAACAGTTCTGGCAACACCATGAGATCGGTCTCCGCCTGCTCAAGATGAGCCGTCACGACATCGAGGTTGTGCGCGACCGCGCCGAACACCGGATCATATTGAACATATCCGACCCGCATCATGCTGCCTTTCTCCAAAGAAAAACGGGCAGGGATACCCCTGCCCGTTTTATCGTACGCGTCGTCGATGCGCAAGAACTGGTTACATACCTTCGGACAGATGGGGAAGGGCATTCTCGACCGCTTTGGTCGCCACATCCGCATGACCGGCCTTGCCGTGCTCGATCCCGTCCTTCAGGCCCTTGATAGCTTCGCCCACATGAGGATTCTTGGTCTCCGCCATTGCACCCTCGGCATGCTTGAGCGCCGCTTCGGCATGCTTCACCAAGGCATCCGCATGGCCCTGCTTTCCATGCGCCACCGCTTCCTTGGCATGTTCCACGGCTTCCGCTTGATGTTTATTTCCCGCCGCGAAGACCACGCTGGACACCATCGGCGCTCCAACGAGCGCCACCATGACTCCAGCCATTACGACTCCCCGCCACATAGCAGTCTGCATGAAACGCCTCCTCTTGTAAGTATGTGCACTGCATGAATCCAGATCCGCTGTAATTCAGCATAAAGACGGCCCCCTATCCTGTCAAGACGGACGCATGCCGGTCGGCACCTGCGACTCCGACAGGCCAAGCAATTTCTGCAACGCGAGCAGATCCTTCTCCACCGGGCAGGCGAAATCCCGGCTCCACTCCCACCAGGAACCCGGATAATTACGCAGCCGCTCATACCCCGCGAGGCGCAGCACAAAATACAGCCACCCCGAACGCACCCCGCCCGTGCAGTAACACACCGTTTCATGTTTCGGATTCAGCCCCTTGAGTGCCAGCTGCTCGTGAATGGCCGCCAGATCCTTCACCGTGGCATCCGCATTGAGAAATCCGCTCCATGCGACATGCACCGCACCGGGTATATGGCCGGGTCTCGGAATGCCGGACACTTCCTTCCCGAGGTATTCTTCCAGACTCCGCGCATCCACAAGCGTCGTCGTCGAATGGGGGTTTCGCACAATCCCTTTCAACTCATCCTTCATGATGATCGCCGAGGCCACAGGCGAAACCGTGAAATTGCCGGGCGTGGGCCGGACTGCGCCATGTTCGAACGGGCGGCGCTCGTGGATCCACTTGACCCATCCGCCATCCAGCACCTTGATATTTGCATGGCCCAGGTATTCCAACATCCAGAACATGCGGCCTTCATCGCCCCAGTTGTCGAACGGATTGGAATAGATAACGACCTCGCTGTCCCGGTTGACCCCGAGCGACTGCACCCGTTTCTCGATCCGTTTTAGGTCCGGATCCAGCAGGCCTTTGGCGATGGCCTCCGGATCACTATATTCGTGCCAGGTGGAATGGACGGCGCCGGGAATATGGCCGCCGAACTCGTAGGTGGACCGTCCCCGCACATCGATGATCACTAGGCCTGGTTGTCCTAAACGTTTCTGAAGCGTCTCACAGTCTATGAGTAATGGATGTTGCATGGGTTCCTCGATCTCGGTCGGTGAATACTTACCCTCGTGGGACTGGTGGATGTGCACACGCCATCGGCGGCGGTTCAGGCAACGGATCGACGAATGCGGCCGCCAGGTCTTCGTTGAGCGGCACCTCGCGCTCATAGACCGTGAAGGCGTATGGATCGTCCGCCATGAGGCCGTATTTTGTCTTCAACATGTCATGCTGACCGTCGGTCAGAATGTGGTACCGAACACGAGCCTTCAACGTCAACCCCTTCGACGCCTCCGGCATCCGGTACGCAAATTGATAGTCCCGGCTCGCCAGAGGAAGCAGGCGGTTATCGTACAACTCCACAATGGCCGGTTGCCACATAATCCAGCGGCCCATCGTATGACTTTTTTCAGCGAGAATGCGCTGATTGCCGTCTTTCACCGTAAACTCGACGGTAAAGTGCCGGTCGGGATCGCCAGTGGGAAGCTTATGTCCCGCTCCAGCGTTCATGAGGGTTAGGGCCACCGTCACCTGCTCGCCGGGCTTGGGCCTGGGGGGATCGACTTTCACCTGAATCGCCGCCGCCCGCTTCACCATGTCGGGATCATGACCGCCGCGCCAAAGATGCCGGCGCCCCCGCCTGATCGGCCCATTCTCGGCCACCGGGCGGTCCACCTCCGGCATATGACAGCTTTGGCAGATAAAACCCCGCTCCTGCATGAAATACTTGCCTTCATACTCGGCGTAGGTGCCGCAGGGCCCCACATTGTAGAACTGCGCGGGCCCTGAGACGACATTGTGGCAACGCGAACAAAACTGCGCGGTGCGGAATGACGGATCGAATTGTGTCGGGTGTGGCGCGGCCGAATCATCAAAGGGCCCGAGAATCACCCCGTCGCGCACATGGCACGCCGCGCACGTGATCGCCTCTTTTTGCAGTGCGGCATCAAAATGGGGATTTGGTTCCTGCGTCGCCTTCTCGACGCGGCCTCGCGGGATCTCCTTCACCAATGTCGGCTGTTGATTCTCCAGCGGCGTATGGCAGTTCAAACAGACCCAGATGTGCTTATCCTTCTTCCAGTAAGCCTGAAAAAATGGGTCTTCATAGGCATGCGCATGGATACTGGTCTTCCACTCCTCATAAATCTCCCGATGACATTGTCCGCAGGATTCAGCCTTCAAGCTGGTCAACCCTTCAGGAATTTTCTGAAACGGAATGGCATGCGCATAGTCGGACCGGAGCCCGAAAATGACGACTGGTTTCACCTCGGTGTAATAGAGGTAGCCCAGTCCCGAGATCACCGCGATGCCGAGCAACAGCTTTAGCTGCCATTTCATGACGCCACCAGCGCCCGAATGTGCCGCTCCACCGAAGCCGCCAGGGCCGTCAGATTGTATCCTCCTTCAAGCGAGGACAGCAGCCGTCCCCGGCAATGCCGACCGGCGATGCCGGCCACGATCGACGTCAGCTCCGCATACCCATCTTCCGTGACGCCCATGCTGGCCAGGGGATCATCCCGATGCGCATCGAATCCGGCGGAAATGATGACCAGCTCCGGCTTGAAGGCCTCGGCGGCAGGAACCAGGACTTTCTGAAACACCGCCCGATATTCGTCGTCGCCTTCGCCCGCTTCCATCGGCACGTTGATTGTGAAGCCTTCGCCCGCGCCGATGCCGGACTCGGTCGCGCGGCCGGTTCCGGGATAATGCGGGTACTGATGGGTACTCAAAAACAGGACCGAGGGATCTGCATCGAAACTATGCTGCGTGCCATTGCCATGATGGACATCCCAATCGACGATCAAGACCCGCTGCAGGCCGTAGCGTTTCTGCGCGTAGCGCGCCGCAATGGCCACGTTGTTGAACAGACAGAAGCCCATGGCCCGCCCGGATTCGGCATGGTGGCCCGGGGGACGTACGGCGCAAAACACATGCTGCACCTGGTCGGCCATAATGGCATCCACACCGGCTAGGACCCCGCCCGCGGCCAGATAGGCGGCGGTCAGCGATCCGGGCGACATGGAGGTATCGGCATCCAGGGATATCCGTCCGCTGGTCGGCGCTTCTCTCTTGAGGTGCTCGACATACTCAGGGCGGTGGACCAGAGTCACCCATTCATCCTCGGCTATTCGCGGCGCGATGCGCGTCAGCTCAGCGGCCAACCCGCTTTGCTCCAACCTCTGCATGATCGCGCGAAGCCGGTTGGGCGACTCCGGGTGTCCGGCGCCCATGTCGTGCGCCAGATAGCGGGGATCGTAAACAAGACCGGTTGTTCCCATATTCAGAGTGCGTGAAGCGTGAAAGGTGCCACGTTACATGCCAAGCAGGAGCAGATAACGGTGTTCTGACCTCAGCGATACGCCATCGGCCATACACGCAAATCCCTCACGAGACATGAACAGTTTCTTCAGCCTATCATGCAGGAAAGAGCGTAGACAATGTGCGGAAACGCGTGCTACGGTTCTCGCACCCTTGCCGACTCACCCCGGAGATGCCATGCCGAATCCAAGAATTGAACCCCTGAAGCGAGTCTTAGCTATTGAGCCGGACGACGATGTCGCCTGGTTCGGGTTGGGAAAAGCGTATATGGAAGATGCCAACTTCGAGGAAGCCGCGAAGGCCTTGAGGCAGTGCATCACGGTGAAACCGACCTATTCCGCAGCGTACTACGCGCTGGCACAGTCGCTGCTGAAACTGAACCGTGTCGACGAATGCCGCCAGGTGTCAGACCAGGGGATCGATGTGTCCACGAAGAATGGAGACGCGATGGTAACCAAGAACCTCGAACTATTGAAGGGCTCTCTCCCCGCCTGACCCTCCACGTCGTTGATTAAGCAGCTCTCGACAGGAACGGCGCTCGCATCTGGCGCTGTTGACGAACGACCTGTCACGATGCACACATAACCAATACCTCACGCCGATGCGGCTCCGGTTTCATCGTCATCCCCGGCATTGGCCTCCGCTTCGCGCTGCTCGGCTAATGTCGTCGCCACATCATCCAACCAGCGGCCTGCCCCATCCAGCACTTCGCGCACCAACGGCTCCGGGTGGCCGGTGCGTTTCATCGTCCACTGACAGAGATAGCCCATCAAATCTTCACGCTCGAACCGCCGGGTCGATTGTGTCGATAACTGCGACAGCTCCGACAGTCCCGTCCGGAGTATCTCCGCCACCGTGTCCCGGCCATACGAGGTCGCCGCCGTCACATATTGGATCGCCCGATTGATCTCTTGTTCAGTCATGTCCCACCATGGGACGGATTGTAACACTCAAGGGAGACCTGTCAACGGTGCATCGGCCGGATGAGTGCGCCCTCAAAGAATCTACACGCCCTGAAGCGACGGGGATGGTATGATTCCGGCTATCACTCACTTTGTAGGAGCCTCGACCATGACCGTTTTGCGCAAGACTGCGTCTGCAAAATCATCCCGTCGTACCACTGCGTCCCGCGAGTTTGCCGACCGCTGGGACCTCTCCGACCTCGTCGTCGATCCCGTGAAACAATTCGACCGATATCTGAAAGACCTGAGCGTCAAGGTTGCACGTTTCGAAGCGGCGCGCCCAGACCTCTCCGCGACCATGCCCGAACAGAGCTTCTTGAATCTCCTGACCCTGTCGGAACAGATCGCCAGAGATTCCGGCCGGCTGGGAGCCTACTCGTATCTCTGGTTTTCTGAGGATACCAAGCAGCTGCAGGCCCGGTCATTCAAGACCAAAGTGGAGGAGCACCTCACGACTCTCCAAAATCGCCTCCTGTTTTTCGATCTGTGGTGGCAAAGTGTCGATGAGAAGAATGCGGAACGCTTGATGGCGAACAGCGGGGACTTCCGGTATCACCTGGAAACGATCCGGCGCTTCAAACCGCACACGCTCTCGGAACCGGAAGAGAAGATCATCAACATCAAGAACATCACCGGACAAAGCGCCGTGCATCAGCTCTACGATGTGGTCACCAACGGCTTCACCTTCACACTGCGCGTCGGCGGCAAGAAAAAGACCATGAACCGCGAAGCGTTGACGGCCTACCTGAGAAGCCCGAAAGCCGGAATGCGTGAAGCCGCCTACCGGGAAATGTATCGCGTGTACGAATCCCAGCAGGATCTGCTCGGAGAGATCTATAAGACGTTGATCAATGATTGGAAGGCGGAAAACCTTCAACTCCGCCATTTCAAGACACCGCTGGCCTCCCGGAATCTCGGTAACGATATTCCCGACTCCGCGGTGGAAGCGCTCTTAGCCGTCTGTATGAAAAACTCCCCGATCTTCCAACGCTACTTCAAGCTCAAGGCCAGGCTGTGCAAGATCAGCACGATGAACCGTTACCACATCTATGCGCCGCACCGGGCGGAACAAAAGACCTACCGATACCCGGATGCGGTCCGGATGGTATTAGACGCCTATTACGGCTTCTCACCGCACCTTGCCGAACTCGCGCAACGCGTCTTTGCCGATCGCCACATCGATGCGCGCATGAAGACGGGAAAAATGGGCGGCGCCTATTGCTACAGCGTGACGCCAAGCCTGACGCCCTATGTCATGCTGAATTTCACCGGCGAGGCGCGCGACATTGCCACCATGGCCCATGAATTAGGCCATGCCGTTCACGCCATGATGGCGGAGGAACACAATGTCTTCACCTTCCACTCGACGCTGCCGCTCGCGGAAACGGCGTCTGTGTTCGGCGAGCGTATTCTTTCCGATGCCTTGATGGCCTCGGAGACAAGCACGTCCGTGAAGCAGAGCCTGCTCATCAATCAGTTGGATGATATCTACGCGACAGTCATGCGGCAGGCATACTTTGTGGCCTTCGAACGGACTGCCCACGACATGGTGGCCCACGGCGCAACGACGAACGATCTGGCGAGCGCTTATATGACCTTACTCAGGCAGCAATTCGGAAAATCGCTGCGCGTGCCGCAAGAGTTCCAATGGGAATGGCTCACCATCCCGCATCTGTATGCCAGCCCGTTCTACTGTTATGCGTATAGCTTCGGGAACCTGCTCGTGCTGGCGCTCTATCGCATGTACCAGGAACAGGGCGGCGCATTCGTCCCCAAATATCTGGACCTGCTCGCGGCTGGCGGGTCGAAAGCGCCTCAGGCCATCCTTGCCGAGGTGGGGGTGGACATGAACTCTCACCCGTTTTGGCAATCCGGCTTCGATGCGATTTCAGGTATGGTCGATCAGCTGGAAGGGACTATGAGATGACCGAACGGCAGGACACATCGAACCCGACCCACAAGCGCCTGTGACAGGCATGGAGAACAAGGCCGGCGATCCATCGGTCGGGAGAGAGGGCTACACGCGTTCGGAAGATTTGTCCATCTCGACCGGGTGACCCAAAATTTCCCGTTCAGCCTCCAGCCAATCACGCAGGTGATACCCGTCCAGGCAGCCCCGTTGTTCATACAGCTCATGCGCCCTGGCCGCAATCCGCACTTGAATATCCTGCACAGGCCCCGAACGCTTCGCCGGGGCTGATGCCTTACCGGCCTGCTTCGCCGGTCGCGTGGCGGCCTTTTTCGGCGCGGCCTTCTTTTTCATACCCTTTTCCCTCATGTCTAGTCTCCAAACGGTACGCCCGACATTTCGCAAGGCCCCTTGTTTACGATGCTCGACCTCACCATAACATATTCAGTACGGTTCCTGTACCGCAGCGCCACCTTGTCTTCGCGGCTCAGCCGCTCCACAGTCAGGAACAATTGATTGGCCGTGAACGCCGGCACAGGGCGAAATAATTCCGCCATCGAGCAAATCCGACATTGCTGCAAATACGTCCACACCGCGGTCTCCACCCCGATTCATCATTCTGCGGCCTTCCATCATTCATGGCCTCGTCTCCTCGTTGCCGCTCGTTCTGACTACCTGAAATGCCAGGCCACTCCTGCGATAGATCTCGGCGCCTGGTAGACGCCTTTCACAAAACACGGCGGCCCTTTCGTTCAGCAAGAGCTTGACCCCGGCAGGAAGACTGAGCCCGGGGGATGAATCGGAGACGGCCAGGCCCGGACCTGACACCGTGGCGCTCACCGCCGCCAAGCCGATTCCTGGGTAAGGTTGCAACCGGCCATGAGGATATCAAGCGAGCACATTGAGCGCGGTCGTCACAATGCGGACGGGCTCGCCGGTTCCCGCCACCACAGACGGAGCAGGAGATCCGGACGATGTCTGATGGGTTACACGCGGATGGCTGACGAACCCTTCGACCTCCACGCCAACCCACTCCCGGCCCTTGTCATCAAAGAAATGCCCGACCTTTCCTCCGAACACGTCCGCATTCGCCAGGTCCAGGCTCCGAAAAGACACGCCATGATTGGCTCCCGTGCCTCACACCTGCCGGAGGTCGAACGGAAAGGTCATGCCGGCTCCGCTCGCAATGTCGATCGCTGAGCGAGCCTTCTCCATGCTTCTAGCGATCAGCAGGACAGCCAGCACCGCTCCCCGCATCAGCACCAACCGGTCACGCATGAAATGATCCTTCCTGCGGCCGAGTCGGACTCCGCTCAGATCTATGGCATCTCCTCAGCCCGTTGTTCGATCTGCTCCGCCGCCACCCGCAACTGTCGGGCGAGCGCCCGCCGCTGCTGGATCAACCGAGCATCCGCCGGCCATGGGTGCTGCAACAACATTTCGGCCTCTACCTCATGGTGATCGGCAAATGCCCGCAGTTCTTGCGCCTCTGCATGCCATTGAAGCCGACTTTCGGATGCCCCTTGCGCCGTCCCCGGCGCCAACACACCGGATTGGACGGACAACGACTTGGTGTCCGACATGCCCGCGCACCCGACAAGCGTACTCAACGCCAGAATGACACAAGCCTGGGACAGCTGAGCGTTCATGATAAGCCCTCCTCTTTTCCGCCGGTCCGTAGCGCCACTACACCATTGATCAAAGCAAGATATGGTCCTGCGGGAGAAGGGCGCGCAAAGCGCCCACAAACACTGGCGGCCGTTCTCGCATCGGTATCGAGAACGGCGAGCATCACCTCGAAAACCCAATACCTCGCAGATTCCGCACCGCTCGGCCCGTGCGGAATCGCGCCGTCGGATCGCTGGAGACTCTCCAGCTCCTTCGCGCCGAGTCAATGACGAAACCGACAGGCAATGCAGCGGGATGATTATGGATGGGACGCACACTCGTTGCGATGTGGCAGGCATGCGAGGCTCACCCTGCGCACCGAGACAACTTACCGGTGTCGAGCCACTGGAGATGAAATTTATGAGGCGTGTGACGTAATACGCTCGGATAGTCGGTCGCTATCGGGCAATGAGACCGACTCCTGCAAGGCCCGTAACAACGTCTGCGGAGAGAATGGCTTCGTGATCAGGATCCGCGCGCCTTGCTGCTTGAGGGACGGGGGGAGTTCCCGCAACTCAGCCGACAGCAGCAACACCGGTATGTCCGGCCACATCAGGCGACAAAGCAGGAGGAATTGCTCGCCGTCCAACCGGGGCATATGAAAATCAGAAATGACCGCATCAAAACGCCGTTTCTTCATCTCGCCCAACGCCTCGACGCCATCGACTGCCGCATAGACAATATACCCGGCTTGCTCAAGCACGACCGCAACCAACCGCCGCACACTTTCTTCATCGTCAGCAATCAGTACGCGCTTCCCGTAGCCCTCCATGGCGCCTCCTTCTTTCTGGTGCCTCGCA carries:
- the uvrA gene encoding excinuclease ABC subunit A: MAPRTPPTRPADELIIEGARQNNLKNISLRIPHNRVTAITGLSGSGKSSLAFDTLFAEGQWRYVESLSTYARMFLDKVNRPDVDRLLNIRPAIAIEQKNPIRTARSTVGTATEVADLLRLLFAKIGKPVCPDCNQEARGYHPGSLAEELLAQFPDARAMILFPVKDLGPGHDRSLLDSLTKRGFTRLRCGDELLDLHDQVTLPETRESGIQVVLDRLVLRADNRHRLIEAIEVAFQEADGICQIMVIGQGLRTYSTHFRCQGCGRTFEPLRPLLFSFNHPLGACPECKGFGNILRYDRDLVIPDRSKSLAGGVVEPWSKPGSDWWQKQLLLAMKKLDVDLTAPFQDLPTEVQQLIWEGSEHVEGVRQYFEYLETKRYKLHVRVLLSRYRSPATCPTCQGSRLKPAARFVKLAGYDFIQLNELTIQAATEWFHRLALPAFDAEIAKDILRQLQAKLNFLLRVGLSYLTLSRQTKTLSGGEAQRIALANQLGSRLVGTLYVLDEPTIGLHARDTDTLAGILRDLADEGNTVVVVEHDPLMIQAADHIVEMGPASGEQGGQVVCAAPRAQFIRDQTSLTARYLRGEERIPLPKARRSGNGKVLSIAGAAEHNLKHLLVRIPLHMLVCITGVSGSGKSTLIDDTVYRAAARAFRIESLPMGRFQAIKGLEHLKGVRLIDQQPIGRTPRSNPITYLKAFDEIRQLFASERQALRQGLTPGHFSFNAAGGRCERCEGNGYEKLEMYFFEDIYATCEQCNGRRFKPEILAIKYRGKTIHDVLNLTVAEAQAFFSGSPKLTEKLYLLSSIGLGYLRLGQAANTLSGGEAQRLKIAAELKDPSAHNQLYILDEPTTGLHLDDIKKLLTVLHKLVDAGNTLIVVEHNLDVIKTADWIIDLGPEGGEAGGQIVAEGRPEQVAKVAQSHTGRFLAKVLEGKTS
- a CDS encoding YqgE/AlgH family protein gives rise to the protein MITPLSKGVLLVAAPALNDPNFRQAVVLLCEHGPEGALGVIVNRPTAMSISEALPQVPILEGQPHVLYSGGPVQTNQVMMLYRISDTPENSHQVLEGVCLGGDLEIMERILMEQPGKESFRAYLGYSGWGPGQLESEMQTGSWITLPADPSIVFEKESTRIWSDIVLSLDETSRHYADMPFDPSSN
- a CDS encoding acyltransferase, yielding MRVGYVQYDPVFGAVAHNLDVVTAHLEQAETDLMVLPELFATGYQFTSQEDVSGLAEPVPDGPTTQRLLAIAARRKMTIVAGLAERAGTRYFNSAVVVGEKGFIGCYRKTHLFFEETLFFSPGDSGFQVWDIGVAKLGVMICFDWYYPEAARTLALLGAEIIAHPSNLVLPNCPDSMVTRCLENRVFSVTANRVGSEARGGKDRLTFIGLSEIVSPRGKILHRAPHDREDVTIVEIDPAEARQKALNTYNDLLRDRRPSMYGG
- a CDS encoding metal-binding protein SmbP; translated protein: MQTAMWRGVVMAGVMVALVGAPMVSSVVFAAGNKHQAEAVEHAKEAVAHGKQGHADALVKHAEAALKHAEGAMAETKNPHVGEAIKGLKDGIEHGKAGHADVATKAVENALPHLSEGM
- a CDS encoding histone deacetylase; translated protein: MGTTGLVYDPRYLAHDMGAGHPESPNRLRAIMQRLEQSGLAAELTRIAPRIAEDEWVTLVHRPEYVEHLKREAPTSGRISLDADTSMSPGSLTAAYLAAGGVLAGVDAIMADQVQHVFCAVRPPGHHAESGRAMGFCLFNNVAIAARYAQKRYGLQRVLIVDWDVHHGNGTQHSFDADPSVLFLSTHQYPHYPGTGRATESGIGAGEGFTINVPMEAGEGDDEYRAVFQKVLVPAAEAFKPELVIISAGFDAHRDDPLASMGVTEDGYAELTSIVAGIAGRHCRGRLLSSLEGGYNLTALAASVERHIRALVAS
- a CDS encoding tetratricopeptide repeat protein, which codes for MNSFFSLSCRKERRQCAETRATVLAPLPTHPGDAMPNPRIEPLKRVLAIEPDDDVAWFGLGKAYMEDANFEEAAKALRQCITVKPTYSAAYYALAQSLLKLNRVDECRQVSDQGIDVSTKNGDAMVTKNLELLKGSLPA
- a CDS encoding oligoendopeptidase F, with the protein product MTVLRKTASAKSSRRTTASREFADRWDLSDLVVDPVKQFDRYLKDLSVKVARFEAARPDLSATMPEQSFLNLLTLSEQIARDSGRLGAYSYLWFSEDTKQLQARSFKTKVEEHLTTLQNRLLFFDLWWQSVDEKNAERLMANSGDFRYHLETIRRFKPHTLSEPEEKIINIKNITGQSAVHQLYDVVTNGFTFTLRVGGKKKTMNREALTAYLRSPKAGMREAAYREMYRVYESQQDLLGEIYKTLINDWKAENLQLRHFKTPLASRNLGNDIPDSAVEALLAVCMKNSPIFQRYFKLKARLCKISTMNRYHIYAPHRAEQKTYRYPDAVRMVLDAYYGFSPHLAELAQRVFADRHIDARMKTGKMGGAYCYSVTPSLTPYVMLNFTGEARDIATMAHELGHAVHAMMAEEHNVFTFHSTLPLAETASVFGERILSDALMASETSTSVKQSLLINQLDDIYATVMRQAYFVAFERTAHDMVAHGATTNDLASAYMTLLRQQFGKSLRVPQEFQWEWLTIPHLYASPFYCYAYSFGNLLVLALYRMYQEQGGAFVPKYLDLLAAGGSKAPQAILAEVGVDMNSHPFWQSGFDAISGMVDQLEGTMR